A genome region from Bacteroides stercoris ATCC 43183 includes the following:
- a CDS encoding xanthan lyase: MSVRLHFLLSMLATALIPQTGGAQELPTETRREIGKFLDATARKEISVGHITVDSVAINGNTLQLFANMNCSYIPFREDNVAEIYKGISALLPTEFAKYRLQLRTNRHSIEELIPQALRSKKDKKALTFSQDVEKPLVTKVSRPYTPTNGLQNRHIALWQSHGFYYEPKLNRWEWQRARCLQTVEDLYTQSFVLPYLVPMLENAGANVLLPRERDCQTAEIIIDNDGCLNTGSTYAERTADKVWQQGTGKGFAHLRPQYIDFENPFKEGTFRIAETVKKGKESTAEWIPEIPQNGQYAVYVSYQTVPNSSDDALYTVYHKGGVSQFKVNQKMGGGTWVYLGTFGFDAGKSNACKVTLSNRSAKAGQTVTADAVKIGGGMGNIARRISEEGATDNLKSSDKTVNASNAAKNIPAAYQPSYITEYQKSGYPRFCEAARYWMQWAGIPDSVYSESHGKNDYTDDYKSRGIWVNYLAGGSAANPTEKGLNIPVDLAFAFHSDAGTTLNDSIIGTLGIYQTDAYNGVFANGASRYLSHDLTDLIQSNIVRDIRTLYEPRWTRRGKWNQSYYEARVPRVPTMLLELLSHQNFADMRYGIDPRFRFTVSRAIYKGMLQFLCSQYRMDYIVQPLPVDHMTLRMIGENEIELSWKAVNDPLETTAAPEKYIVYTRIGNGDFDNGTVVDKNSYRTVLPAGIVCSYKVTALNKGGESFPSEILSAGQAFNSKGAVLVINGFDRISAPADFVAPAPADTLLAGFLDDLDHGVPYIKDISYIGKMKEFRRSIPWMDDDASGFGDCYGNYETQVIAGNTFDYPAVHGAAILKAGYSFVSCSDEAVESGQVVLNDYTYTDLILGKECQTKIGRGGIKPLEFKTFSKPMQDCITAYCSQGGNILISGAYVGTDLWDNRLIPANEEDKKFATEVLKYKWRTGQAATMGKAKCVASPFPSLSGNYTYHNELNSDSYAVESPDAIEPATKEAYTIMRYSENNLSAGIAYQGEYKTCVLGFPFESLRTAEERASLMDAILTFFNNSTKK, encoded by the coding sequence ATGAGTGTAAGACTCCACTTTTTGCTCAGCATGCTTGCCACCGCCCTTATCCCCCAAACGGGCGGTGCGCAAGAGCTTCCGACAGAAACCCGCCGGGAAATAGGCAAGTTTCTGGACGCCACTGCACGAAAAGAAATATCCGTAGGACATATCACCGTTGACTCTGTTGCCATAAACGGCAACACCCTGCAACTCTTTGCCAACATGAACTGTTCCTACATTCCTTTCCGTGAGGACAATGTAGCCGAAATTTACAAAGGCATCAGCGCCTTGTTGCCCACCGAATTTGCAAAGTACAGGCTACAGCTACGCACCAACAGACATAGTATCGAAGAACTGATTCCCCAAGCGTTGCGTTCGAAAAAAGACAAAAAGGCTCTTACATTCAGCCAGGATGTAGAAAAGCCTCTGGTAACCAAAGTTTCCAGACCTTATACTCCAACCAACGGACTGCAAAACCGTCATATTGCCTTATGGCAAAGCCACGGTTTTTACTACGAACCGAAACTCAACCGCTGGGAGTGGCAGCGTGCCCGCTGTCTGCAAACCGTGGAAGACCTGTATACACAGAGCTTCGTATTGCCCTACCTTGTTCCGATGCTGGAAAACGCCGGAGCCAATGTACTGCTTCCGCGTGAACGCGACTGCCAGACTGCCGAAATCATTATCGACAATGACGGTTGCCTTAACACCGGCTCTACCTATGCCGAACGTACCGCTGACAAGGTATGGCAGCAAGGCACAGGAAAAGGTTTCGCACATCTTCGCCCGCAATACATAGATTTTGAGAATCCTTTTAAAGAAGGTACATTCCGTATCGCAGAAACCGTCAAAAAAGGAAAAGAAAGCACGGCCGAATGGATTCCCGAAATACCTCAAAACGGACAATATGCAGTCTATGTCTCTTATCAGACTGTTCCAAACAGCAGTGACGACGCCCTTTATACCGTTTATCATAAAGGCGGGGTATCCCAATTCAAAGTCAACCAGAAAATGGGGGGCGGCACTTGGGTCTATCTGGGAACTTTCGGTTTTGATGCCGGAAAAAGCAATGCCTGCAAGGTGACTCTGAGCAACCGTTCTGCCAAAGCCGGACAAACAGTCACAGCCGATGCCGTAAAGATTGGCGGCGGCATGGGAAACATTGCCCGCCGTATCTCTGAGGAAGGGGCAACCGATAATTTGAAAAGCTCCGACAAAACCGTCAACGCATCAAATGCAGCAAAGAATATACCGGCAGCATATCAACCGTCCTATATCACCGAATACCAAAAGAGCGGTTATCCCCGTTTTTGCGAGGCTGCCCGTTACTGGATGCAATGGGCCGGCATTCCGGACAGCGTATATTCCGAAAGCCACGGAAAGAATGATTACACGGATGACTATAAAAGCCGTGGAATATGGGTGAACTACCTGGCGGGCGGTTCTGCCGCCAACCCCACGGAAAAGGGGTTGAATATTCCGGTAGACTTGGCGTTTGCCTTCCACTCGGATGCAGGAACTACCCTTAACGACTCTATCATCGGAACACTTGGCATCTACCAGACCGATGCCTACAACGGAGTATTTGCCAATGGGGCATCACGCTACTTGTCTCACGACCTGACAGACCTGATTCAATCCAATATCGTACGCGATATCCGCACACTGTATGAACCCCGATGGACCCGCCGCGGCAAATGGAATCAATCATACTATGAAGCCCGCGTTCCACGCGTACCGACCATGTTACTTGAGTTGCTTTCTCACCAGAACTTTGCCGATATGCGTTACGGTATCGACCCGCGCTTCCGATTTACGGTAAGCCGCGCTATCTACAAAGGAATGTTGCAGTTTCTCTGTTCGCAATACCGTATGGATTATATAGTACAGCCCTTGCCTGTAGACCACATGACATTGCGCATGATCGGTGAAAATGAAATCGAGTTGAGCTGGAAAGCTGTAAACGACCCGCTGGAAACGACAGCCGCTCCCGAGAAGTACATCGTTTATACGCGTATCGGCAACGGTGACTTCGACAACGGCACAGTAGTGGATAAAAACAGTTACCGCACCGTTCTTCCCGCCGGTATCGTATGCAGCTATAAGGTAACCGCCCTCAACAAGGGTGGTGAGAGCTTCCCTTCTGAAATTCTTTCGGCAGGACAGGCTTTCAACAGCAAAGGTGCAGTATTGGTCATCAACGGATTCGACCGCATCAGTGCTCCCGCCGACTTTGTCGCCCCTGCACCTGCCGACACGCTACTTGCAGGTTTTCTGGACGATTTGGACCATGGAGTGCCTTATATCAAAGACATCAGTTACATCGGAAAGATGAAAGAGTTCCGCCGTTCCATCCCCTGGATGGACGATGACGCATCCGGTTTCGGCGACTGCTACGGCAACTACGAAACACAGGTTATCGCCGGAAATACATTCGACTACCCGGCAGTGCACGGAGCTGCCATACTGAAGGCCGGTTACTCCTTCGTTTCATGCAGTGATGAAGCTGTTGAAAGCGGACAAGTTGTCCTGAACGACTACACATACACCGACCTTATTCTCGGCAAAGAGTGCCAGACCAAGATAGGCAGAGGCGGGATAAAGCCTTTGGAGTTCAAGACATTCAGCAAACCGATGCAAGACTGTATTACAGCTTACTGTAGCCAAGGCGGTAATATCCTTATATCAGGCGCCTATGTAGGAACCGACTTATGGGATAACCGCCTGATTCCCGCCAATGAAGAAGACAAGAAATTTGCTACGGAAGTTCTGAAATATAAGTGGCGTACAGGACAAGCCGCCACAATGGGTAAAGCGAAGTGCGTAGCTTCCCCTTTCCCTTCTCTTTCGGGAAACTATACTTATCATAATGAGCTTAATTCGGATTCTTACGCAGTGGAGTCCCCTGACGCCATCGAGCCTGCTACAAAAGAAGCATATACCATAATGCGCTATTCGGAGAATAACCTGAGTGCCGGAATTGCCTATCAGGGCGAATATAAGACATGCGTCTTAGGATTCCCTTTCGAATCGCTTCGCACGGCAGAAGAAAGAGCATCTCTAATGGACGCTATTCTGACATTTTTCAACAACAGTACCAAGAAATAA
- a CDS encoding glycosyltransferase family 2 protein, with the protein MKKIDCFIPFAGKEQAEKTVQGLQATGLIGNIRLVTTDPMLEPLPGCEILSVDMPYSSTAMKTIAEKTDAEYTLLYTKETTLELGMFALERMMHIAEDSDAGMVYADHYQIADGKQTNAPVIDYQFGSLRDDFNFGSVLLFNTSKLKEAACRMKCDYNFAGLYDLRLKLSQKADLVHINEYLYSEVENDTRKSGEKIFDYVDPKNRNRQIEMEAACTEHLKEIGGYLKPEFKQIEFSAGNFEYEASVIIPVRNRIRTIRDAIRSVLDQKADFKFNLIIIDNHSTDGTTEAIDEFKNDERLIHIIPERNDLGIGGCWNMGVHHPKCGKFAVQLDSDDVYADENTLVTMVRAFYEQNCAMVVGTYMMTDFNMNMIAPGIIDHKEWTPDNGRNNALRINGLGAPRAFYTPVLREVKVPNTSYGEDYALGLNFSRQYQIGRVYDVVYNCRRWDDNSDASLDIVKMNGHNLYKDRIRTWELQARIAMNKKNGK; encoded by the coding sequence ATGAAGAAGATTGATTGCTTTATTCCTTTTGCAGGAAAAGAACAGGCTGAAAAGACAGTACAAGGATTACAGGCTACAGGTCTTATCGGCAACATCCGTTTAGTAACAACAGACCCTATGCTCGAACCATTGCCCGGCTGTGAGATTTTATCCGTAGACATGCCCTACAGCAGCACTGCCATGAAAACCATTGCCGAAAAAACCGATGCTGAATATACATTGCTATACACCAAAGAAACGACTCTTGAACTGGGTATGTTCGCCTTGGAACGCATGATGCACATTGCAGAAGATTCGGATGCAGGAATGGTCTATGCCGACCATTACCAGATAGCCGACGGCAAGCAGACGAATGCTCCTGTCATCGACTATCAGTTCGGCTCGCTGAGAGACGATTTCAATTTCGGCTCGGTACTCCTTTTCAATACTTCAAAGCTAAAAGAGGCAGCCTGCCGCATGAAGTGCGATTATAACTTTGCCGGCCTTTACGACTTACGACTGAAGCTGAGCCAAAAGGCAGACCTCGTACATATCAATGAATATCTGTACAGTGAAGTGGAAAACGATACACGTAAGAGCGGTGAAAAGATATTCGATTACGTCGACCCAAAGAACCGTAACCGTCAGATTGAAATGGAAGCGGCATGCACGGAACATCTGAAAGAAATCGGTGGCTACCTGAAACCGGAGTTCAAGCAGATTGAGTTCTCTGCCGGAAATTTCGAATACGAGGCATCCGTTATCATCCCCGTACGCAACCGTATACGCACCATCCGCGATGCTATCCGTTCCGTACTGGACCAGAAGGCAGACTTCAAGTTCAATCTTATCATCATCGACAACCACTCCACCGACGGAACGACAGAAGCCATCGACGAGTTTAAGAATGACGAGCGCCTCATCCATATCATCCCCGAACGCAACGACCTCGGCATCGGCGGTTGCTGGAACATGGGCGTACACCACCCCAAATGCGGCAAGTTTGCCGTACAATTGGACAGCGACGACGTATATGCCGATGAAAATACATTGGTCACTATGGTACGTGCTTTCTACGAACAGAACTGCGCCATGGTAGTAGGTACTTACATGATGACGGACTTCAACATGAACATGATTGCTCCGGGCATCATCGATCACAAGGAGTGGACACCGGACAACGGGCGTAACAATGCCCTCCGTATTAACGGTCTGGGTGCACCGCGCGCATTCTATACTCCGGTACTGCGCGAAGTAAAAGTGCCCAATACGAGCTATGGCGAAGACTATGCCCTTGGACTGAATTTCTCCCGCCAATACCAGATAGGCCGTGTCTATGACGTTGTTTACAACTGCCGCCGCTGGGACGACAACTCGGATGCCTCATTGGACATCGTCAAAATGAACGGGCACAACCTTTACAAAGACCGTATCCGCACGTGGGAGTTGCAGGCACGCATTGCTATGAACAAGAAAAACGGTAAATGA
- a CDS encoding sodium:solute symporter: protein MSPLSVIITIAAYFAILFTVSYIAGRKADNAGFFVGNRKSSWYVVAFAMIGSSISGVTYVSVPGMVAASNFGYLQMVLGFIAGQLIIAFVLTPLFYRMNLVSIYEYLENRFGMSSYRTGAWFFFISKMLGAAVRLFLVCLTLQLLVFEPFGLPFILNVAITVALVWLYTFRGGVKSLIWTDSLKTFCLVVSVVLCICYIASDLNLSFTGMLGTIADSDMSRIFFFDDVNSKQYFFKQFFAGAFTMIAMTGLDQDMMQRNLSCKNFKDSQKNMITSVISQFFVILLFLMLGVLLYIFAGSQGIQVEKSDELFPLIATGNYFPTVVGILFIIGLISSAYSAAGSALTALTTSFTVDILGTRGRTEEEIVKIRKRVHIGMAVIMGITIFVFNLLNNTSVIDAVYILASYTYGPILGLFAFGIFMKQQVRDKYIPLVAIVSPLLCFILQKNSEAWFNGYQFSYELLIFNALFTFIGLCILIKKDKKNI, encoded by the coding sequence ATGAGCCCGTTATCCGTTATCATCACCATTGCAGCCTATTTTGCAATACTCTTCACAGTATCTTACATTGCCGGCAGAAAAGCAGACAATGCAGGTTTCTTCGTGGGCAACCGCAAATCGTCCTGGTATGTGGTGGCATTTGCAATGATTGGCTCCAGCATATCCGGAGTAACGTATGTATCCGTGCCCGGCATGGTTGCCGCAAGTAACTTCGGCTATCTGCAAATGGTATTGGGATTTATTGCGGGACAATTAATCATCGCCTTTGTTCTGACCCCCTTGTTCTACCGGATGAATCTGGTTTCCATTTACGAATATCTGGAGAACAGGTTCGGCATGTCCTCATACCGTACAGGGGCCTGGTTTTTCTTCATCTCCAAAATGCTTGGAGCGGCAGTACGCCTGTTCCTCGTCTGCCTGACATTACAACTGCTGGTATTCGAACCATTCGGATTACCTTTTATTCTGAATGTGGCCATCACCGTAGCTTTGGTATGGCTGTACACTTTCCGTGGAGGCGTAAAGTCGCTCATCTGGACAGACTCCTTGAAAACGTTCTGCCTTGTGGTATCGGTTGTATTGTGCATCTGCTACATAGCCTCCGACCTTAATTTGTCTTTCACCGGTATGCTCGGTACAATTGCCGACAGCGATATGTCCCGCATATTTTTCTTCGACGATGTCAACAGCAAGCAATACTTCTTCAAGCAGTTCTTTGCCGGAGCATTTACCATGATAGCCATGACCGGATTGGATCAGGACATGATGCAGCGCAACCTCAGCTGCAAAAATTTCAAGGACTCACAAAAGAACATGATTACCAGCGTCATTTCGCAATTCTTCGTCATTCTGTTGTTTCTGATGCTGGGTGTACTGCTCTACATATTTGCCGGCAGCCAAGGAATACAAGTGGAGAAAAGTGATGAACTTTTCCCCTTAATTGCTACAGGAAATTACTTCCCCACCGTTGTAGGCATCCTGTTTATTATCGGACTGATTTCTTCGGCTTACTCGGCAGCAGGCTCCGCACTGACAGCCCTTACTACATCCTTCACCGTAGATATTCTCGGCACAAGAGGAAGGACGGAAGAGGAAATCGTAAAAATCCGGAAACGGGTACACATAGGAATGGCCGTAATAATGGGTATTACGATTTTTGTATTCAACCTGCTGAACAATACCAGTGTAATCGATGCCGTATATATTCTGGCAAGCTACACCTATGGTCCTATCTTGGGACTGTTTGCTTTCGGCATCTTCATGAAGCAGCAGGTGCGGGACAAATACATACCGTTAGTCGCCATCGTATCCCCGCTTCTTTGCTTCATCCTGCAAAAGAATTCGGAAGCATGGTTCAACGGTTATCAGTTCAGCTATGAATTGCTTATATTCAATGCACTGTTCACCTTCATCGGACTCTGCATACTGATAAAGAAAGACAAAAAGAACATTTAA
- a CDS encoding SpoIID/LytB domain-containing protein translates to MKEPKVEVGILFEPQIEFILLAPYHVSGKEVNGKQTVTYDEGKILWNGRQYDELMFEPLQESIAAFELLDVTIGINFHWERKEDQRFQGSLKIIVENGKLTGINVIRVEDYLTSVISSEMSATASLELLKAHAVISRSWLLANLSGLQINNSQLSTGNDTIRNKNANQDNAANCQLSTAYCQLKWYERDSHTHFDVCADDHCQRYQGITRASTDIVRQAIAATHGQVLTSEGRICDARFSKCCGGAFEEFQYCWEDIKYPYLAKQRDYLTGNEKTAPELPDLTQESEADRWIRTSPEAFCNTTDKKILSQVLNNYDQETTDFYRWKVEYTQDELSALILKRSGIDYGQIIDLVPVARGTSGRLWKLKIVGTKKTLTIGKELEIRRTLSPSHLYSSAFVVDRAEVSEAGIPGRFILTGAGWGHGAGLCQIGAAVMGEQGYKYDEILLHYYIGASIDQLYD, encoded by the coding sequence ATGAAAGAACCCAAAGTAGAAGTCGGCATCCTATTCGAGCCACAGATAGAATTTATCCTGCTTGCCCCCTACCACGTATCCGGCAAGGAAGTCAACGGCAAGCAGACTGTTACCTACGACGAAGGTAAAATCCTTTGGAACGGCAGGCAATATGACGAACTAATGTTTGAACCCCTGCAAGAATCCATTGCGGCATTCGAGTTGCTGGATGTGACTATCGGGATAAACTTCCACTGGGAACGCAAAGAAGACCAACGCTTCCAGGGTTCTTTAAAGATTATCGTAGAAAACGGCAAGCTGACTGGTATCAATGTCATCCGCGTGGAGGATTACCTGACCAGCGTCATCTCCAGCGAGATGAGTGCTACCGCTTCCCTGGAACTGCTGAAGGCACATGCAGTCATCTCGCGCAGCTGGCTGCTTGCAAACCTTTCTGGTTTGCAAATTAACAATTCACAACTGTCAACCGGTAATGATACCATACGGAATAAAAACGCAAACCAAGACAACGCAGCCAATTGCCAACTGTCAACTGCCTACTGTCAATTGAAATGGTATGAGCGCGACTCCCATACCCATTTCGACGTATGTGCGGACGACCACTGCCAGCGCTATCAGGGGATAACGCGCGCTTCCACCGATATAGTCCGCCAGGCGATAGCCGCCACCCACGGACAGGTACTTACCTCAGAAGGCAGAATATGCGATGCCCGCTTCTCCAAATGCTGCGGCGGAGCATTCGAAGAGTTCCAGTATTGCTGGGAAGATATCAAATATCCCTATCTTGCCAAACAGCGCGATTATCTGACAGGAAATGAAAAGACTGCTCCCGAACTGCCCGACCTGACTCAGGAGTCCGAAGCCGACCGCTGGATACGTACTTCCCCCGAAGCATTCTGCAATACTACGGATAAGAAAATCCTGTCACAGGTTCTCAACAATTACGACCAGGAAACCACCGATTTCTACCGTTGGAAAGTAGAATATACTCAAGACGAACTCTCCGCCCTCATACTGAAACGCTCCGGCATAGACTACGGACAGATAATCGACCTTGTTCCCGTGGCCCGCGGCACCTCCGGACGCCTTTGGAAACTGAAAATCGTAGGTACGAAGAAGACGCTGACTATCGGGAAAGAGCTGGAAATCCGCCGGACGCTTTCTCCTTCACACCTTTACAGCTCCGCCTTTGTCGTAGACCGCGCAGAAGTGTCGGAGGCCGGCATCCCCGGGCGTTTCATCCTCACCGGAGCCGGATGGGGACATGGCGCAGGTCTCTG
- a CDS encoding DUF4922 domain-containing protein, with the protein MNQTIHNLLTEQLASWETARNNYAALSGVQVKELNVNGTLYKVQFNPARIVSSGAKVDAKSIKERKCFLCPANLPAVQKGIPFEGHYNILVNPFPIFPRHLTVPETAHVAQRIAPRFGDMLDLARQLTDYTIFYNGPKCGASAPDHAHFQAGNKGFMPIEQDWRRQVAGKVADYGQATLWWLNDAPRTTLVIESADRKTAIKLFDTIYHSLDIQPGEDEPMMNVLVMYEDNKWIVFVFPRAKHRPACYTAEGDANLLSSPASVDLGGVFITPVEKDFIKITAEDIAQILGEVCLSPADFQKVRKRIQEQL; encoded by the coding sequence ATGAATCAGACCATACACAATCTTCTAACCGAACAGCTTGCTTCCTGGGAAACGGCGCGTAATAACTACGCCGCCCTTTCCGGAGTGCAGGTGAAAGAACTGAATGTAAACGGCACCCTTTATAAAGTACAGTTCAATCCGGCACGTATCGTATCTTCCGGAGCCAAAGTAGATGCAAAGTCCATTAAGGAACGTAAATGCTTTCTCTGCCCCGCCAACTTGCCGGCAGTGCAAAAAGGCATCCCGTTCGAAGGACACTACAACATATTGGTCAATCCGTTTCCCATATTCCCCCGTCATCTGACGGTACCGGAAACCGCACATGTCGCCCAGCGCATAGCTCCCCGCTTCGGGGATATGCTGGACCTGGCACGGCAACTGACCGACTACACCATTTTTTACAATGGTCCCAAGTGCGGCGCTTCCGCTCCCGACCACGCCCACTTCCAGGCCGGCAACAAAGGCTTCATGCCTATTGAACAAGACTGGCGTAGACAGGTAGCAGGCAAAGTAGCCGACTACGGTCAGGCCACCCTATGGTGGCTGAACGATGCCCCGCGCACTACGCTCGTCATCGAATCTGCCGACCGCAAGACGGCTATTAAGCTGTTCGACACCATTTATCACTCACTGGACATACAGCCCGGTGAAGACGAACCGATGATGAATGTCCTTGTAATGTACGAAGACAACAAATGGATTGTATTTGTCTTTCCTCGTGCCAAGCATCGTCCGGCATGTTATACGGCCGAAGGCGACGCCAACCTGCTGAGCAGTCCTGCCTCCGTAGACTTAGGCGGCGTATTCATCACCCCCGTCGAGAAAGATTTCATCAAAATAACGGCAGAAGACATCGCACAGATATTGGGTGAAGTATGCCTTTCTCCCGCAGATTTTCAAAAGGTGCGGAAACGCATCCAGGAACAACTGTAA
- a CDS encoding PQQ-binding-like beta-propeller repeat protein produces the protein MNRRLFTSVLFACLLPFMVQAQQAVFRFAQLTDIHLSPNNPNPTEDLLRSIAQINATDSIDFVLVTGDIAEEGDRTTMEKVKSCLDLLKVKYYVVLGNHETKWSDSGCTAFGEIFGGERFEFEHKGFLFLGFNSGPLMRMAYGHVVPQDIRWMTETMDRYNAGNSRPDKPVILVTHYPMTEGDVDNWYEVTDAVRPYNIRLFIGGHYHRNRDLRYDGIPGILMRSNLRDKDEKPGYGIYEITEDSILVYTQRIGEPKRQWAAFSLTDSYYDRNGKAEKYPDFSVNKEYAQVQEQWIVQTGAGIYCSPAVEKDKVFVGDDLGRLTAYALKNGKKLWSFQSGKRIVGTPAVSEGIVVFGSADCKIYGLDAQNGNLLWTVEAAEPVLGAVTIENGIAYIGASDHTFRAVNIRTGEVKWAFAGVKGYIETKPLVTDNKVIFGAWDNTLYALNKADGKELWKWTGGLTRMHFSPAAVWPVAADGKVFITDPQRAMTAIDIETGNTVWRTFQSMVRETIGLSEDKERIYSKTMNDSIVCYSTKGDQPHKLWASNVGFGYEHAPSMQVEKNGVVFGSTKEGLIFALEAATGKVLWKHKTGNSLISTVVPLDNNRVLFTATSGETGMLKFKIKK, from the coding sequence ATGAACCGAAGACTATTCACCAGCGTCCTGTTTGCCTGCCTGCTACCGTTTATGGTGCAGGCACAGCAGGCCGTGTTCCGCTTCGCACAACTGACGGACATCCACTTAAGTCCGAACAACCCCAATCCTACGGAAGATTTATTGCGTTCCATTGCACAAATTAATGCAACCGACAGCATCGATTTCGTATTGGTGACAGGCGACATTGCCGAAGAGGGCGACCGCACCACCATGGAAAAAGTAAAATCATGTCTCGACCTGCTGAAAGTGAAATACTACGTAGTGCTGGGTAACCATGAAACCAAATGGAGCGATTCCGGCTGTACTGCCTTCGGAGAGATATTCGGTGGCGAACGGTTTGAATTCGAACACAAAGGCTTTTTGTTCCTCGGTTTTAATTCAGGCCCGCTGATGCGTATGGCATACGGCCATGTTGTCCCTCAGGATATCCGCTGGATGACGGAAACGATGGACCGGTACAATGCCGGCAATTCCCGGCCGGACAAACCTGTAATACTTGTTACCCACTATCCGATGACGGAAGGCGATGTGGACAACTGGTATGAAGTGACGGATGCCGTGCGACCATACAACATACGCCTGTTTATAGGCGGACACTACCACCGCAACCGCGACTTGCGCTATGACGGCATTCCGGGTATCCTGATGCGCAGCAACCTGCGCGACAAGGATGAAAAGCCGGGCTACGGCATTTATGAGATTACAGAAGATTCCATCCTCGTTTATACACAACGCATCGGAGAACCGAAAAGACAATGGGCCGCATTCTCGCTGACGGATTCATACTATGACCGTAATGGGAAAGCCGAAAAATATCCCGACTTCTCCGTAAACAAAGAGTATGCACAAGTACAAGAGCAATGGATAGTGCAAACCGGAGCCGGCATCTACTGTTCACCGGCAGTGGAAAAAGACAAAGTATTCGTTGGCGACGACCTGGGACGCCTCACTGCCTATGCCCTTAAAAACGGCAAGAAACTATGGAGTTTCCAATCCGGAAAAAGAATTGTCGGAACACCTGCCGTAAGCGAAGGAATTGTCGTATTCGGTTCCGCCGATTGTAAGATATATGGTCTGGATGCCCAAAACGGTAATCTGTTATGGACAGTAGAAGCTGCCGAACCTGTATTGGGAGCAGTGACAATAGAGAACGGCATTGCCTATATCGGTGCCAGCGACCACACTTTCCGTGCTGTAAACATCCGTACCGGAGAAGTGAAATGGGCTTTTGCCGGCGTAAAGGGCTACATCGAAACCAAACCTTTGGTAACGGACAATAAAGTTATCTTCGGCGCATGGGACAATACCTTATACGCTTTAAATAAAGCAGACGGCAAGGAATTATGGAAATGGACAGGCGGACTGACGCGCATGCACTTCTCCCCTGCCGCCGTATGGCCGGTGGCAGCCGATGGGAAGGTATTCATTACCGACCCGCAACGTGCCATGACCGCCATTGACATAGAAACGGGCAATACTGTATGGCGTACCTTCCAATCCATGGTACGTGAGACAATAGGACTGTCCGAAGATAAAGAACGTATTTACAGTAAGACCATGAACGACAGTATCGTATGCTACTCCACCAAAGGCGACCAACCGCACAAACTGTGGGCATCCAATGTAGGCTTCGGCTACGAGCATGCTCCTTCCATGCAGGTAGAAAAAAACGGAGTCGTATTCGGAAGTACCAAAGAAGGACTTATCTTCGCGCTGGAAGCCGCGACTGGCAAAGTGCTGTGGAAACACAAAACAGGCAATTCGCTCATAAGCACAGTGGTACCGCTCGACAACAACCGGGTGCTGTTTACCGCCACGAGTGGAGAAACCGGAATGCTGAAGTTTAAAATAAAAAAATGA